From Melospiza melodia melodia isolate bMelMel2 chromosome 2, bMelMel2.pri, whole genome shotgun sequence:
CCATCACCTGCTCTCTCTGTAACTTATACCCTTGCAGAGGTGTCCCAACAGCTTCTTTGTGCCTTGTTCTGTGGGCAGCTTTCCCTGCCAGCTCACCCTCTACTCCTCTGCCACATCCTCACAAGGCATTGAAGACCCTTTCACCATTCCCCTGTGAGACTGTGCACTGATCCACTGGTCGTGGAGCAAGATGAGTGAAAACCATGCAAGGAACATGGAAAACATATCTTGAGCCTAGTCCAATTGAAATGTTATGGAAAAAACTTCATATCAAAGTGCTGGATAAGTGGCATGCATTCCCAGGTACTAACAACTGAACTGGTAGAGGAGCCATGGGGACCTGCGGTTTTCTAAATTATACGTAAGTGGGAATTCTTTGGAAAATTCCCAGGAGCAAGTATGGGGAATGTCACACAGGGACCACATCTCTGTAGGACCAGATGAGTTTTCCAGTGGTGGGGAGTGTTTTCTCCATATGCACATTTAGATTAAAATGCTATGCATGACCCAAACTGGTTAAACATGATTTGAGATTTCAAGACTTAGCTCGGTGCTGTGGCAACAGCCACCATAAAAAATCCTCATGGCTTTTGTTAAAGAGAAGGGGAAACAGTTAAAGTACCAAAAAAGAAACAAGCATTATAAAAACCTCCCCTCTCCCTTTCTGGGAGAAAATATTCCACAGATGACATCAACAGCAGTTAAGACCCTTTATTGCAGGGGACTTAGACATGGTGGATCTGGAGTGCAGCCTTGCTGTAATTTTATATGCAAACTCATTTCTTCAAAGTGAAAATTTGTATTGAATAGGGAGAAAACTCCACCTTCCATTTCTGATGCAGGACTCTCACATCTCTTACAGTTGGTAGCACATGCCTGGCAAAAACAGACACTTtgggaagtgggaaatgcacagcaGCATCAGGCTGGACAAGAATTAGCTGTATTTGCCATAATTTGTAGCCATACAGCCAGGGAAATTGTTTTGGCTAGCAACCACAGGTGCCTTTTAAACCTGAAGACAAGAGACATAAGCTAGACTGGGCTTTGTGAAGGATGTGTGAGAAGAGAGGAGTCTACTAAATTCCAAGAGATGTATGTTGGAATGAGACTAAAAGTGTCGATGTGGTAAGATTGTCTAGGCCTTCTCTTCTGCCTACACTGATCACACCTTTTTGTGCCAAAATGGGAAGTAACATCCTACAAGTGAGACCCAGGAGACTGTGGGAGTGCTGGCAACACTGACGGATCATTTTTTCCAGTTTGATCTTCCTCTTGGCATAAGTGTCAAACTATACTTCTCTTTGAGGGCCTGACTGTGTGAAGGACTCCAGGAAGGATGTATGACCAGAAAAATCCATCTCACAATAATGATCAGCAGCTTCTCGTAAACTGCTTTGTTGGAAACTAAGCCCATTCATTTATTGACCCttactatttttttttactacacagaaataaagaaaaaaaaatagaaaaaaaaaaggaaaaaggaggagaGAAAGGAATTTATGGCTGTGGCACAGATTTTAATTTTTACCTTTCACTGATCTTACTGAAAAATTTTGCACAGTAAAATAAGTTGAGCTTTTATTACTCTGAGTAATTTAAGAGAAGGGGCCCTCTGTTCCTTTCCTTTATGAAGCAAAATCACTTAACATGTGAAGTTGTGTCCTAAATTACATTTACAGAAGGAAAATTTGAAGGCAGCTAGGAAACATTTACGAATGTTATTTAAGGTTTGCAAGCTTTCTACACCCTCCCCCAGCCTTTCTAGATAGGTGTTACACCATACCCTTACAACTTTCAGCCCTGAGGGGTCTTAACTTACTTTTTTGTGGCTCTGGATGGCTGCTATGTACAGCAGAGTACCAGTTCTGACCAGCCTTAGGCTGAGAACAGTGGAAAAACAGAAATTgaatccttttccttttttctttttatgatcACACAAATGAAATTTGGCTATATTCCCTCAATGGGAAGTTATTTCACCCCTTTCAGAATTTTTCAGCCCAGTATGACACACATAAAACCCCCAGAAAGTGGCAGCACATTTATGATTTTTCAGAATAAATTCTCCTCTCCCCTGCCTACTCTCAGTTCAGCAAAGCCATGTGTGTtagcaggggaaaaaataaaacaacttttCTTTTGCAGACTCATTAACAATATTTATAAAGAGTACAAGGTCATTGTGACATGAGGCAAGCATAGGGATCTAACTAGATTAGATCAGCAGTCtcacagaaaacaaagaaaaaatgtaaaaaaatcaccaaaagaaGTCACCAAAAGGAAAGTCTGAGAAAAGTATGGTGCTTTAAGAGAGGCAAATTCAAGTTATGATTAAAGAATTAACATGCTGAACAAAGTGGTTAAAAGGAGGAACAGAGTGGTAATGTTGCAGTGTGGGAATGTTTTAGCTACTTTGCTTCTTATCCTTCAAACTGCattatttttccagttttttGCTCTTAAAATGCTTTTGATGAAGCCATTAGTATCAATAGTAGCGGTCACAACAACTTTACAAATGTTTAAACAAAGCAGGGCATTTGTTTGaagcttcaaaaaaaaaaaaaaaaaaaaaaaagagaaatattataAAACAGTGCTATCAAAGCCTTTTTCTTAAAACAACTGCATTAACAATCTTTGAGTAACTAACCAAAACCATACTCAGCATTGTCAGATAGTAGTGATTGTTTGGGCCTAGTCTGGAACAAAACAGTCCCAAACCAGCCAGGCTTGGTGTGATGCCAAGCCACATCTGTGCCCCATGTTTTGTGGGGCACACAAGCTGCTCCCtcagaggtgctgctgctctgaagCCACAGGGAGTGAGGCCCTGAGGTTCCCTCACCTCCTCTGCCCCTGGGTGCCCCTCCTGCCTGCAGGGAGGTGACTCCCTTGGGCTGCCCCACTCAGGGCTCCAGCCGGGGACGGGGgtggctctgctcccagcagtgacaccaccctcctccccagctgctgcctAGAGGGACTTTGTAGTGCAAGTGACTACACTGGTTTATTATGGCCTCTGGGCACCTTGTAGGAAAGATCCCAGACACCTTCAGAAGCAGCTGAAATCAATGAGATCTAGTGTGAAGTGCTCAGCCAGTGAAACTCCCAACAGCTACACAGACCCCCACTGCCACCCACACCAGCACCCACACCGTGTTTTCTGCCAGGTCTTCAGGTTCAACAATCCTAAAAGAGATGTTGATACCCCCCAGGTTTGCTGCCTTGGTTTCATATCCTAACTGCACCTAAGGCCATGAAAATTTGAACATCAATATATGGTAAGTGGCCAGGCATGAGTAAGAAGAACATATCCTCCTTAACTGGTGGCACCGGAGCTGCCCAGTGGGGTCCCAAGCTCTGAACAGCTCATGTCACTGGTGCTTAATTATCTAGGGCTTGAGGGCAGGTGTGAGGGACAGTGATAGCTCTTGTGGCACTGCAGCTCTGAAATGTAGAATGATTCAGAAGTGAGACATGAGCCAAAGCAAATTTAGAGGTTGTAGCAGCATAATTGACATATTCAGGATGCTCTTGTGTTTCTATTGAGTAAGATGTGCTCAAAAGCCCTCTTTTTGCTTTTTCAAGTAAATTTAACATTAAAATGTGCTGTTCTTGTGCAGAGATATGTCAATCCCTGCAGTTTGTAAAGTAAAAAAATGTTTCATGCAAGCAGAAAACATAAAACTCAGTGCCAAGTTAAAGAGACTTTAGCCAGGTCCCTGGCTCCCTCCAGTCTGCACCTCATGGGAAAGTGTCTCTGCAGACAGGGAAGCCAGGACTAGTGAtctgccatggggcacagagcagcagcacaagtCCTGGTAAAAGTGGTGTTCTATGTCCTTTTAAACTGGTCTAaattctacttcctagttctgtTGCTTTCCTCCATATGTCTGCATCTTCTCCCTGCTGGTACTTGAGCACTGACAGCAAGCAGGTGCCCCTCCTGGCACTTCTCCTGGCGGGTACTGGGATGCTAGCACAGGCTTGGGATGAAAGCAGAAACAAGCATTGGTGAAGTAATGAGGTTCAGAGGAGTGAAAGGATTGACcatttgaaataattttacaCTTCTGAAGATCAGCACCTTCAGATCAGAGCTTCTGACAGGAGGCAGGCACGTGTCCTGGTGCCAAAGCAGGGCTGGTTCTAGCAAGAAGTATTTTAATTAACTCTGGGACTTCTAGATCTCTATTGAGAAATGGACATTAGTGAGATGTCTTTTGAAATTAAACCAATAAAATTTACCTAAATACAGATTGAGCAAAACCTTCTGAAGAGAGGGGACCAAAGCCAGCCCAATCTGCAGGCCCAGAGATGAATTCTGTATCTCACTCACTTACCTTTAGTTATTTAATGAACAGCTCTGCAGGTGCCTGTCCCCCTTGGGTAGGCCATGTCAGGAAACATCAGCTAACCCTGTCCTAAAGGAAACTCTTCATGTCCTTTATTCCAAAcaacctgcagcagcctggcaaaGGCCACAGCCAAGGCTACACAAATAAAAGGATATGTTTTGAAAGGCCATGGGCAAGCAAATCTGTTAGCTGTTACATACACTAGATCTTTTCCTAGCTCCACAATGAAAATGCCTCTGCTGGTTGTCCCCCTGGAGACCAGCCAGCTGAGATTTCTGAGCCTGCTCTGCAAAGTGAGATCTGCTGTTGGATGTGACTTGCCCAGTGTTTCTGAGTTTGCTCTGGCACAGGCTTGTTGAAGATGGGCCAAACACATTTTCAGCTGGCTCCCTCGAAGGCCTGTATGAAGGAAATtccttctcagaaaaaaaaaaaaaaaaaaaaaaaaaagtatgtatgTCCTAGTCCCCAGTTCTAATTCTTACTcatttccctcccctctcccaaCTCTGACATCTGCACCAAGAGTATGGGAGGTGCTGCCAGGTCAGTAGGGGGTGTCTGTGGGTCCTGGGGAGGTGTCAGTGTCACACAAGCCACAGAGCAAAGGTCTCAGGTCTCAGAATCCTCCCCACCAGCCCAGGGTAGGGTGTGGGTTTGGGCGGCACGGTccggagcagctcagcaccagattCAGCTGCTGTGCCCTCGCCGTGGTGGGGACGGGCCGGGATGTGCTATCCCAATGCAGGGAACATCTGTCTTGTTCGGGACATCCGTACTCATGGGGTTCTGAGCCGCGACAAGAGCCCACAGAGGCAAGGGGAGGAGTTGTCCTGGGGCTCTGGGTCAGACCCTGCTCAGGTGTGACTGAGGAACCTGCAGAATGGGAAGAATTCAAAGGGGACATATTTGAGCCCTGATGCCATTCCGAGCGCTGCTTTCCCTCCCCCCTGCCCCGTCCCCACCCCACCGATCGGCCTCTTTACCATGACAAAGAGCCCGGAGGAGCGGGCCGCGGTGGATATTGCGGTCCGGGGCAGGCAATGGCCGGCTATAAAGGCCTGTCtgcgctccggggctgcctcAGCTCGGTGGTGGGACCTGCCCCCAGGTGGAGGTGACAGCTGGCGTGAGGGGACCCGCCCCTGCGGCCGTGCCCATGTGCGCGCACTTGGCGCTGCCGCCGCGGCCCGCGTACCCCGGCGGGGCCGCCCGGGGCCGCCTGGAGCTCGGCTGGAGCGCGGCCGGGGCCGCAGCACAGGCCCCCACAGCGGCCGGGCACTCTCCGCAGGCTGCGGCCGGGAGGCACACGGCAGGTAAGGCCTCCAGCTACACCCTGGGGCTGACCCCCAGGATAACCCTGCTCCCAGGTCAGGCTCAAACGACTTTGAGCGGATTTTTCTCTTTCCCTGCCTTGGTTTCCTAGTGCGTGACCTGGGCAGAGTGCGCTGGGTAGGCAAGGAGGAGGGGTGACCTTGGCCAGTCACGCCGCTCTTCCATGCTACTTTTCTTGGGTGGCTGCCAGCCGGTTTCCTAAACCTCAGAAGAACCTGAAAGAGTCGAGGCACTGTCAggtctctgctccaggctgaaggACAGAGTGACAACTTGGTCTTATGGAAGTTCATGCTTCTTGGTGCGGGGATGTCTGGGCCTCCTTTTAGTTAAATGCTGTCATTTGTGCCATCGAGAGAAACAGATTCTGGAGATACTTCTTGTGGCATCCTTCATCCTCTTACAAACTCTTTGCATCCTTTATGTGCTTATTAATCATGAGCCAAGGCCCGCTCTGAATCACTGGGTGCTGGAAGATCTACTGCTTTAAATCTCACATTGTTACTCACACTGCTTCTTTCATTTTGCCATTTGCGTCTATTTCCCTCTTATTTCTGTGCTCTGGTTGCTCTGCCTTTCCCTTTTGAACCAAAAAGTCCCAGGCGTCGCCAGAGTGACATTTTCTGTTCCTGCCATGCCTCTCCCAGTCCAGTGAGGGGCAATAGAAGAGCTGATAAGAGCAGGTTTTCGCCCAGCTCCACATTATGGTCAGCGGGGCAACACCCTAGCAAGGTAAACGGGTGGGAGGAGAGGCAGGTCTTGGGGTGCCACTTTCAAGCTGTCAGTTGCTGTGGAAAGCTCCAGGCTCAAGCAGAGTGCCTATGGCTACTCGCATGTGGCTACCTGCCATGTAGCCTCTCTGCATGCTGCCTGCCCAACAGAGGCAGCGGGCAGATGGACTCTGTGTGCCCCTGTTGGGTTTGGTACATAGCCTTTAACCCCATCTTCAAACACCCTCGTGCCTCTCTCAGGGAGAACCCTTGTAGTGGAAGTCGAGGCTTACAGATGTCAAGGCCTTGAAGGAGTGGGTCTGTCACAGGCTTTCATGTTCGTGTCTGTTGCACTCTCATGTTCGtgtctgttgtttgtgtttcttgcttcctctctcctttcctctcTTCTCATGGGAGAAGGAGCATTTTGTCCTGAGCTCAAGCTGCACACGATACATTTCATGGGGCTTTGGGATAACAGGTCAGCTTTAGTTCTACAGTGTCTCGCTGTGGTTCCTAACAGGAGACTTTCCTGTTTTCCAGGCCCATGTTCCCAGCATACTCATTTCTTCCCTATAAGGTTTTTACTGCACAGCCTGCGGGAGCCAAGCATCCTGTGATATCACACGAAGTTTTAGTTTGCCATGCAGCCAGGTCACTGATGTTCAGCTTCCTCAAGGCTCTGCAGTCTAGCTCCATGCACATAACACTGCAGGCCCTTGCACCTCTTCTACTGACAGCCTCTTCCTGCTTGCTTCCTGCTTCCCTTTGCAATCCTCATGGCCCCGCTCCCCCGTGCTGGAAACCTGCCCTGCTACACCCCTGGCTGTtcaccagcccctgctctgggtaCTGTCATCTCCTAGGGATAGCAAATGGCCCAGAGCAGGCAAGCCTTGAGGGGCAGGCACCGCAGAGACAGGCCATGTCTCTGTCAGGAGAATTACAAGGGGCACACTACCACAGATGAGGCCACCTTTCTGAGATCCAGCAGGACTCCAAGGCTTTTCAGTGATTGCTTAGTAGACTCTCAGCCTAGGACAGAAGAGGGAAAGGTTTTGTAGGATGGGTGGGAAGCCCATTCCTCCGGGGGGCTTTAGTGCTTTGCTCTGGACATGTGTTCTGGTGATTGAGGAGAGTGTCTCAGTGTCACAGCTCTCAGGGTGACTGGTAAGGAGGTTGGGAGACATTGGTTGGGCTCAGTAGTCAGAAGGTGTGCACTGAAATGGCACTGCCCCATTCACTGAACTCCCAGTAGGAGGAGAGGTGATGGACCATGCAGGACAGTTTGCAGTGGAgtagctggaggagggaggggtGGGCAGATTCATCACTGTAGTTGGGGAAAAGAGGAGTGACTGCTATCACAGCCCTTCAGTCAGGTTGGCCTGAGAAGGTCTCAGCCTCTCTCAGACCCCAGTAATGTGGCATGTGACACATTTTCTTATTCTTGCAGCCTGAATGACTTTGCATCTTGGCAGGTTTTGTCTTCACTAGGAGCCCAGATTGTTCAGGAAACTTTTCCCTTAGCTCTTTACTTCAACTTTGCCATCAACAGAGATCCCTTAAGACCAGGACAAATTAGAAGGGACTTGAATGCCTTCCTCTGCACTCTTGAATTTTGTCCCCTATGTCCCTGGTACAGGATTGCTGCCTCCTTTCACCTGTTTCACATACCCAcctttcctctccctctccttttccaTGTGAAATTCTTCTCTCACCAAAAGCCCCTCTCAGACAAATTGCTCCTTCCACCTACAGTGTCTCCAGCAGTGGCATGGTCTGTGGTGGGAGACAAGGGCAAACAGGAGGGAGGCAATATCCAGTGCCTGATGCTCTCCACCTGCTGCCCTCACTGTGAGCACTGGCTGCTCTGCCCCACCGTACACCCTTGTCTCTATTGAGTGCCTTGGTATTGCTGGGCAGGCAGTTCTGGGGAGCCCAGCCAGCAACCCAGAGCTATGCTTGCAGTCATGACAAGCCCTTTTTACACCACAATCAGACTGAAATATTATTGAGGCCGTCTGGAGGAGGAGAGTTCACTGTGAACCAGTGTGCACCACGTTTTTGCACTACTCCTTGCCCTGACTTTTCTGACTGGCAGAAGGTAGTCATGAAGATCCCAGGGGGACTGAGCTGGGAAGCTGCTTGCTCTCAGTGTGCTTGTCTGTGCTCACAGCTCTGTGAAGAAAGGAGGGTCACACAAGCCTTTGCTTCTAAAAAGCTCCTGTCTGATAGGCAAGGAACTCTACAGCAGGCAGGGAGCATGCTCATACCCTTAACAGCTAAACATTTTGTCTCTTAGaccttttctcattttctttttatttatagaAGTGTCCCCAGCTTCATCCAGTTCTGGGAATTTCAGCCAATTCACACCAGATTCAGCCACCAGTCCACATTCCTCATCCCCACAGCCTTCAGCTAAGTCTCAGAAGGGCAGAGAATATGGCGTGGAGGGGATCAGGAAGACCAAGAGCCGCACAGCTTTCTCCAAGGAGCAGCTGCTAACCCTGCACCAGCGCTTCCAGAGCCAGAAGTACCTCAGCCCCCAGCAGATCCGGGAGCTGGCTGTTGCCCTGGGGCTCACCTACAAGCAGGTGAGCACAGAGACTTTGACCCACAGTGTATCGATCTCACGGTGGCTGAGTGGTCACTTCAGGGAGTGCCAGGATGGAAAGATGAGTCCCCAGCAGGGACTGAGGCCAAGGTGCCAGCTGACAGTTGCTCCCCTGCTTATTCATGCCCAGACATCAGAAGCAGTTTTGCAGATAGAGGGGTCAGTGGCACCTCATTTGGGCCTCCCGAGTCGGGGGTCAGTCAAGGGTTCTGTTGCCAACAATCGTAGTAGAATTGCAAACCCAGTGATGAATATGTTGTTCACCACAAACAGTCTCTACCCTGGGCTTTGCAGCACTTGGCAGATTTTTTTCATGCGCTGTGAACttctcagaaaccctggcatgCATCTGTTCTCTGAATCACAGGGCTGCTGCAACATGCTGAAAGCTCTTGCTAGTGTCTCCTGGGTCTTATTGTGTCCAGTATCTAATAGTGCTCCACACTcagctctgcctggctgcttGACATGTGCTCCCTCCTCCCTATGGGTGCTGCTAGGTTCACACATCACTGCCCTTTAGGGTCTCTGCTGATCTCCAGGGAGGTTGTGTGTAGTGAAATGATGCTGCCTCCAATGATGCCTTCCTAAAGCAGGGGGGGCTAGGCAATTGGGCACAACAGCTCGAAGTTACAAGTCCAAAATCTTCCTGAAATTTGAATATCAGAGCTGGGCATGATGGTCGGGATGCCCTGGGACTAAAGAAGTTATAGGTGCATTGTAAGTGCATGCACTGAACTGGTTCTGTCAGGAGCAAGGCAGGTGGGACAGTCTGCTCTTTCCTTCAATCCACATCCCTGCAAAGGCTGCTTTCACAGTGCAGACACAGCCCGGGGGGAAATGGCCCTGGAATTCGCCTCAGCAAGCAGCTTTGAATTTGGGAACTGCTAGGGACAAGGAGCAGGTTTGCCCCTTCTCTGTTCCCAAACATGCAGAAACAGCGTCTTAGAAGTTTGCCTGTAGTGCAGGGGGCTTGTAGAGGTGTCAGTGGATCTGATTTACACCAGTCATGCACGTCCATGTTCAGAACGAGTCCATTTATCCCAGCTATCCCTGTCTCCTGACACCGAGCCACCCCCTCCCCCATCACACAGTTGCAGTAGCCACCTGCTGAGGCTGCTAGACAGACTCTCCCCGTGGCAACACCCCCCAGGAGTTCCTAAAGGCTTTTATCTGCTGCTGCCCATGTATCTCTGCCATCTGGTCACTccctctgcttcttcctgcttgtGAATTTGGTTACATTTGTTCTTCTCTCTCCTTTGCTGACATTTTCTTTgctttcccttcccctcccaggTGAAGACTTGGTTCCAGAACCGCAGGATGAAGCTGAAAAGGTGCCAGAAGCAGAGCCTGTGGAGCGAACGGGCTCAGTGTCTCACGCAAGTAAGAACACAGCACGTGGCTCATCATGGCTCTTCTGTCTGGGCAGATCATTCCCCTGTTTCCTCCATGAAACATAGGAGTGTGAGCATACCCGGCCTTCTGGTTactcagcacagaggcacaggctgGGCACCACACCATGTGTACTGGTGGTAGCCCAGCAGTGGGCTGGCTGTACCACAGAAacgtttccagggaaaagctgtttTCCTCTTACGTATATATGATTGTGTATCCACCCCTGAACTATGGGAATGGACATAGTTCTTCTTGCCCTCCATGCCATTGCTGCTGGTCAATAGACAATATGAAATGTGTAGGGACAGAGCCCCTGTACGTGTCAGGCCTGTGGACACCAGTGGAGAGGCTCTGTGTTCTGACTCTCTGCTTTTCCCTTTCAGAGTGGCTTCCAGAGCGGAACTTACCTGGATGTGCACCCCAAATTCCACCAGGGCTACCCCATCACCACAGCTGGCAACGTGCAAGCCATGCCTGCCCCCTGTCAGCACTATGGAGCAGGGCAGAACGCTTACACAATCCTGACCAGCGAGGATGGAGGAGTCTTTGGCAAAGGCGGGGGGACCTGCAGTGTCCAGCAGACAGTGGGCTTCATTGCTCAGCACAAAGTAGACTTTTACCACAGCTATCCTGGCACTGTGGAATATCCAGGCTCCAAGACAGGTGATGGCTGTAATTTTCACCACTCAGCCACCATGGGGGCTCCTTTCCCAACTGCTGCCAGCCATCATCTTTATCATTCCTAAGCACTGTGGATGTGGGGTACTTGGGCAGCCAGGAATCAAATCTTATTCTCATCTCTCCCGTTGTTATTTGTGTGCTGgccacctcagggacaccttgtAGCTAAAACCTGTTTTGGCATCCAGATGTGTGCCTGCAGACATGCAGCTGTGCAGAGACCCAGACCCATTTGCCCAGGTACATGCACACAGAACCCTTCATTTCTATGCTCTTACATGTGCACACACATATTACTTTCTTGATTGGCACAGACAACCAAGCTCTCTTATGGCAAAGCCCAAGATCTGCCTACACAGCTTATGCCCTGGATCTTCTTAATTATGGATCATGTAACTTGTCTAAGGGGAAGCACAGATCCCTTTGGGAATCTCATTTCTATGTATCACTGTACAGTTGTGTGTACAGAGCACATGAAGCCAGGAGCTGTATGGAGAGGTGCTGGTCACTTACCTTTAATTTAAGTTGGAGAAGTTATTGCCACATGCCAGTTATCCATTTGAAGTGTAATCCATCAGTTCTGTATATCAGCCATGAGATGAAATGATGAAGTGTCTAATGAAGGGAGTTGTGACAAGTAGCTTGCAGAAAGGCTGGTAAGAGGATTTTATAAGCCCTTCCTTCTAGTCTGTATCTTTCTGTGCCTCCCCCTGAGAAAACCTAACAGTGCATTCAATTTGGCAAATAAAAAAGAGTACTTTTAAAGCTTcattatgtatttttatatatctcTTTTTTCCCACTGCAATAGACCATTGCAATATAAAAACCAGATGGAGCATAAATAGCCATAGCAACTGTATGCCATTGTTATTTGATGCTGAAACTATAAACAGAAATTATTCTGTGTTATTAGTGGATCAGCTTCATGTCTCTTGGCAATGCCAGATATCTCGAGTCAAAGGAACAGGTGAGTAACTCACCCACCTTAAGAATTTTCCATATCCAGCAGTAGTAAATAGGGGGACTGTTATGGAGGTACTATAATTTCTAAACTTGTCCATGGAAGTGTCTAAGTACCTAAAACCAGATGTGTGCAGCAAAGTATATGCAATAACAGGCCTCCAGATCCCTGAGTCACACACTTTCTATCACTTTGATGATGACAACGAATTTTTCTTAAAGCAATGAAGTAGCTGCCATGGTTAAAGAAAAAAGCATGAAATGAAGGCAGT
This genomic window contains:
- the LOC134414993 gene encoding homeobox protein NANOG-like gives rise to the protein MCAHLALPPRPAYPGGAARGRLELGWSAAGAAAQAPTAAGHSPQAAAGRHTAEVSPASSSSGNFSQFTPDSATSPHSSSPQPSAKSQKGREYGVEGIRKTKSRTAFSKEQLLTLHQRFQSQKYLSPQQIRELAVALGLTYKQVKTWFQNRRMKLKRCQKQSLWSERAQCLTQSGFQSGTYLDVHPKFHQGYPITTAGNVQAMPAPCQHYGAGQNAYTILTSEDGGVFGKGGGTCSVQQTVGFIAQHKVDFYHSYPGTVEYPGSKTGDGCNFHHSATMGAPFPTAASHHLYHS